The following are encoded together in the Streptomyces flavofungini genome:
- a CDS encoding M23 family metallopeptidase — MTCERLPRLRGVTSAAVWVTALLVLACSSVGAAGAGAGSPERWAGALASGPEPPPGAGRERVPVVGRDWPVGVRPLVVRGWEPPASEYGPGHRGVDLAAAPGSAVRAVAPGRVSFAGRVGGRGVVSVELSGTGAPPLRTTYEPVRATVRKGTRVTPGEILGTVEPAARFHCPTACVHWGLLREDTYLNPLSLLPPWLLGRAPSRLLPLAA; from the coding sequence ATGACGTGTGAACGACTGCCCCGACTGCGGGGCGTGACGAGTGCGGCGGTGTGGGTGACGGCGCTCCTGGTCCTTGCCTGCTCGTCCGTGGGGGCGGCGGGGGCGGGGGCGGGGTCGCCGGAGCGGTGGGCCGGGGCCCTGGCCTCGGGTCCCGAGCCGCCGCCGGGGGCGGGCCGGGAGCGAGTTCCGGTCGTGGGCCGCGACTGGCCGGTGGGGGTGCGTCCGTTGGTGGTACGGGGGTGGGAACCGCCGGCGTCGGAGTACGGGCCGGGGCACCGGGGGGTGGACCTGGCCGCGGCGCCGGGCTCCGCGGTCCGCGCGGTGGCCCCGGGGCGGGTGTCCTTCGCGGGCCGGGTGGGCGGCCGCGGGGTGGTCTCCGTGGAACTGTCGGGCACGGGCGCCCCGCCCCTGCGCACGACCTACGAGCCGGTGCGGGCCACGGTGCGGAAGGGCACGAGGGTCACCCCGGGCGAGATCCTGGGCACGGTCGAACCCGCCGCCCGCTTCCACTGCCCGACGGCCTGCGTCCACTGGGGCCTACTGAGGGAGGACACCTACCTGAACCCCTTGAGCCTGCTCCCGCCCTGGCTCCTGGGCCGGGCCCCGTCCCGCCTGCTCCCCCTGGCGGCGTAG
- a CDS encoding TetR/AcrR family transcriptional regulator: MAEHRSMQRGALLDAARSLLSEGGTEALTFPALAERTGLARSSVYEYFRSRAAVVEELCEVDFPVWAAEVSAAMEAADSPEAQVEAYVRRQLALVGDRRHRAVVAISASELDAGAREKIRAAHGGLVAMIVEALAALGHAEPRMAAMLLQGIVDAAVRRIELGVAEEPAAITEAAVAMALRGVRG; this comes from the coding sequence GTGGCCGAGCACCGGTCGATGCAGCGAGGCGCCCTGCTGGACGCCGCGCGATCCCTGCTGTCCGAAGGCGGTACGGAGGCGCTGACGTTCCCGGCGCTCGCCGAGCGCACGGGCCTCGCGCGCTCGTCCGTCTACGAGTACTTCCGCTCGCGCGCCGCCGTCGTCGAAGAGCTCTGCGAGGTCGACTTCCCCGTCTGGGCGGCGGAGGTCTCGGCGGCCATGGAGGCGGCCGACTCGCCCGAGGCGCAGGTCGAGGCCTATGTGCGGCGCCAGCTCGCGCTGGTCGGGGACCGGAGGCACCGGGCCGTGGTGGCGATCTCGGCGAGTGAGCTGGACGCCGGGGCGCGGGAGAAGATCCGGGCCGCGCACGGAGGGCTCGTCGCCATGATCGTGGAGGCACTCGCGGCGCTGGGGCACGCGGAGCCCAGGATGGCCGCGATGCTCCTTCAGGGGATCGTGGATGCCGCGGTGCGGCGGATCGAGCTCGGTGTGGCCGAGGAGCCCGCTGCCATTACTGAGGCGGCTGTGGCCATGGCCTTGCGGGGCGTGCGCGGCTGA
- the whiG gene encoding RNA polymerase sigma factor WhiG, with the protein MPQHTSGSDRAAVPPAARSGERERPPAPTSLDELWRSYKTTGDGRLREQLILHYSPLVKYVAGRVSVGLPPNVEQADFVSSGVFGLIDAIEKFDIDRSIKFETYAITRIRGAMIDELRALDWIPRSVRQKARNVERAYATLEARLRRTPSEGEVAAEMGIQVEELHAVFSQLSLANVVALEELLHVGGEGDRLSLMDTLEDTAADNPVEVAEDRELRRLLARAINTLPEREKTVVTLYYYEGLTLAEIGNVLGVTESRVSQIHTKSVLQLRAKLASFGR; encoded by the coding sequence ATGCCCCAGCACACGTCAGGGTCCGACCGGGCGGCAGTCCCCCCAGCCGCCCGAAGCGGCGAGCGGGAGCGGCCACCCGCTCCCACGTCGCTGGACGAGCTGTGGCGGTCGTACAAGACGACGGGTGACGGGCGGCTGCGTGAGCAGCTGATCCTGCACTACTCGCCGCTCGTGAAGTACGTCGCGGGCCGCGTGAGCGTCGGTCTGCCGCCCAACGTCGAGCAGGCGGACTTCGTGTCGTCGGGGGTCTTCGGGCTCATCGACGCGATCGAGAAGTTCGACATCGACCGGTCGATCAAGTTCGAGACGTACGCGATCACGCGGATCCGGGGCGCGATGATCGACGAGCTGCGGGCGCTCGACTGGATCCCCCGGTCGGTGCGGCAGAAGGCGCGCAACGTGGAGCGGGCCTACGCCACGCTGGAGGCGCGGCTGCGGCGCACCCCGTCCGAGGGCGAGGTCGCCGCCGAGATGGGCATCCAGGTGGAGGAACTGCACGCGGTCTTCAGCCAGTTGTCGCTGGCCAACGTCGTCGCCCTGGAGGAGCTGCTGCACGTCGGCGGCGAGGGTGACCGGCTGAGCCTGATGGACACGCTGGAGGACACCGCCGCCGACAACCCCGTCGAGGTCGCCGAGGACCGCGAGCTGCGACGGCTCCTCGCGCGGGCGATCAACACGCTGCCCGAGCGGGAGAAGACCGTCGTGACGCTGTACTACTACGAAGGGCTCACGCTCGCCGAGATCGGCAACGTGCTCGGCGTGACGGAGAGCAGGGTCAGCCAGATCCACACGAAGTCGGTGCTCCAGCTGCGGGCGAAGCTGGCCAGTTTTGGTCGGTGA